The Ammospiza nelsoni isolate bAmmNel1 chromosome 10, bAmmNel1.pri, whole genome shotgun sequence genome includes a region encoding these proteins:
- the LOC132077619 gene encoding COMM domain-containing protein 4-like has translation SVKLKLICIQVFWDLLGQAIEYDKVLKLFSGAQARPPSHLQSGDVKATIAVLGFIISSAAKHSIDNESLSSELQQLGLPKGRGSPQGGTISQTCWDVAYSSQPCLLHTQMEGRLPAVLSSITSLLYIPSLGAPQVLW, from the exons TCAGTGAAGCTTAAGCTGATCTGCATCCAGGTGTTTTGGGACCTGCTGGGGCAGGCCATCGAG tATGACAAGGTCCTGAAGCTGTTCTCAGGTGCACA AGCTCGCCCTCCTTCCCATCTGCAGTCAGGGGATGTGAAGGCAACCATTGCTGTCCTCGGCTTCATCATCTCCAGTGCAGCCAAGCACAGCATAGACAATGAGTCTCTGTcaagtgagctgcagcagctgggactgcCCAAAGGCAGGGGAAGCCCTCAGGGTGGCACCATCAGCCAGACCTGCTGGGATGTTGCTTacagttcccagccctgccttcttCACACCCAGATGGAGGgcaggctgcctgctgtgctgtcctccatcacctcccttctGTACATTCCGTCCCTGGGGGCTCCTCAGGTGCTTTGGTGA